One genomic region from Stackebrandtia nassauensis DSM 44728 encodes:
- a CDS encoding phage tail protein codes for MVLSAGAVSVRVKPDLTKFAAELKAFLVAASRDVVHIGADLDAGKLATQVKAAVTRAGAGRGVEVPVTADTTKLAAAVRSGTPSGKTSVAVDADTSTALSQVARLKSQLDDLSRRHIELSASGDTAGAEHLVAQIRDAAAAAQEIDLSHIKGAALGVDTKAARAAAEKLRTDLARLSGETFRIDVTANAGDVERVRAELHTLAADASDIDIPVAADTSKLAAQVRSGLAAADGGRVRVPVAADAGQLAGQVRRAAALAQQGTRITVPVGANTKGIGGSLAGLSGIGGALAGIGKVAAIGTSLAAAAGGAAQLAAALAPVAGALAALPAFALGAAGAFAVLKLGLSGVGAALSGDSAAFAQLAPSAQAAVTAIRGLSPQFERLKTSIQGNLFAGLDKQITRVADVLLPKLQQRLPAIATAFNGLAKGVAGGLSSDGFTSGLDAALSHTATGIAGLAKGMRPLFSGLGQVIGAFAPSLTAAGQAAGGLAARFGEFISKAAETGQLASFVDGVKTALSQVGGILSNLGSVVASVFSAASSSGGGLLATLETITGAAREFFSSLEGQEALSGFFGGIQSVVRAVLPTLQNLASGIGSVLGPAVGQIATILGPALETLSGSLVDGVAKLLPGLMPVAEALASIVTAAAPLLGVAGQLGAILGGILGSALSMVASLFQALVPPAVQIAQILLASLMPAWRSIESALQTVIAAVLPVIQAFLSVNQALAPILGLIVRVAAAILSGLVKGLIALITPSLTITKIFVGALAKGIATVYGWLKEKLGPAAAWLASVWNEKVSPALSKVSAWLSEKFSAAAASAWSWIKEKLAPLGQKLATIWSEKLAPAIQKVGLWFREKFVPAAQQVWTWIQEKVIPVVSKLVRWFVSKLVPGIERVVEWLVDLAGWFLDLAVDIGTAVGKAIRFWGRFIAFIKALPGKVIGFLKGLPAKFVQIGKNIVSGIVRGIKQAAGRIKDAAVGAAKSAYEGAKDFLGINSPSRLMAWLGSQMGAGVEVGLDGSVGDVVSASRGLARAAYDPWRGFTPHPKSRTDTDGPGGVNVSVRIGEREVADMVVDAVRARPEAVASTVAHGTRLSNLRR; via the coding sequence GTGGTGTTGTCCGCTGGGGCGGTGTCGGTGCGCGTCAAGCCCGACTTGACGAAGTTCGCCGCCGAGTTGAAGGCGTTTCTTGTCGCGGCGTCGCGCGATGTCGTGCACATCGGCGCCGACCTCGACGCCGGGAAGCTGGCCACCCAGGTCAAGGCCGCCGTGACCCGTGCCGGTGCGGGACGGGGCGTCGAGGTTCCGGTCACCGCCGACACCACGAAACTCGCCGCCGCCGTGCGCTCGGGCACCCCCAGCGGCAAGACGAGCGTGGCCGTCGACGCCGACACCTCGACCGCGCTGTCGCAAGTGGCCCGGTTGAAATCGCAATTGGACGACCTGTCGCGCCGACACATTGAACTGTCGGCCTCAGGTGATACCGCAGGCGCCGAGCACCTGGTCGCCCAGATTCGCGACGCCGCCGCAGCCGCGCAAGAAATCGACCTGTCACACATCAAGGGCGCCGCGCTGGGCGTCGACACCAAGGCCGCCCGCGCCGCCGCCGAGAAACTGCGTACCGACCTAGCGCGCCTGTCGGGCGAGACCTTCCGTATCGACGTCACGGCCAACGCGGGCGATGTCGAGCGGGTGCGCGCCGAGCTTCACACGCTGGCCGCCGATGCGTCCGATATCGACATTCCCGTCGCGGCCGACACCTCGAAACTCGCCGCACAAGTGCGCTCGGGTCTGGCCGCCGCCGACGGCGGACGGGTGCGCGTCCCCGTCGCGGCCGATGCCGGGCAGCTTGCCGGGCAGGTGCGCCGCGCCGCCGCCCTGGCGCAACAAGGCACCCGCATCACGGTGCCCGTGGGCGCCAACACCAAGGGCATCGGCGGAAGCCTGGCCGGGCTGTCCGGCATCGGTGGCGCACTGGCCGGCATCGGCAAGGTCGCCGCCATCGGCACCAGCCTCGCGGCTGCGGCTGGTGGTGCGGCACAACTGGCCGCAGCACTGGCCCCCGTGGCCGGGGCGCTGGCCGCGTTGCCCGCGTTCGCCCTCGGCGCGGCGGGTGCCTTCGCCGTCCTCAAGCTCGGATTGTCCGGTGTGGGCGCCGCCTTGTCGGGTGATTCGGCCGCATTCGCCCAACTCGCCCCCTCAGCGCAAGCCGCCGTCACCGCGATACGCGGGCTGTCGCCGCAATTCGAGCGACTCAAGACCAGCATTCAGGGCAACCTGTTCGCCGGGCTCGACAAGCAGATAACCCGCGTCGCCGACGTCCTGTTGCCCAAACTTCAACAGCGGCTACCGGCCATCGCCACCGCCTTCAACGGCCTGGCCAAGGGCGTCGCCGGTGGCCTGTCGTCCGACGGGTTCACCTCCGGACTCGACGCCGCGCTGTCCCACACTGCGACCGGGATAGCCGGGCTCGCCAAGGGAATGCGCCCCCTGTTTTCCGGGCTCGGCCAGGTCATCGGCGCTTTCGCGCCGAGCCTGACGGCTGCCGGACAAGCCGCCGGTGGACTGGCCGCGCGCTTCGGCGAGTTCATCAGCAAGGCCGCGGAAACTGGGCAACTGGCGTCGTTCGTTGACGGCGTTAAGACCGCACTGTCTCAAGTGGGCGGCATCTTGTCGAACCTCGGAAGTGTCGTCGCCTCGGTGTTCTCGGCCGCGTCGAGCTCGGGCGGCGGCCTGCTGGCCACGCTGGAAACCATCACCGGCGCCGCCCGCGAGTTCTTCTCCAGTCTCGAAGGCCAAGAGGCGCTGAGCGGGTTTTTCGGCGGCATTCAGTCGGTGGTGCGCGCCGTGTTGCCGACCTTGCAGAACCTCGCGTCCGGCATCGGCTCGGTGCTCGGCCCCGCCGTCGGCCAGATAGCCACGATTTTGGGCCCCGCCCTTGAGACCCTCTCCGGCTCCCTCGTCGATGGCGTCGCAAAGCTTCTACCAGGGCTAATGCCCGTGGCCGAGGCGCTGGCTAGCATCGTCACCGCAGCGGCGCCCCTGCTGGGCGTGGCCGGTCAACTGGGCGCGATTTTGGGCGGCATCCTGGGCTCTGCTTTGTCCATGGTGGCCAGTCTGTTTCAGGCACTGGTGCCGCCAGCCGTCCAAATTGCACAGATCTTGCTGGCGAGCCTGATGCCTGCCTGGCGCTCGATTGAATCGGCGCTACAAACTGTGATCGCCGCCGTTTTGCCGGTGATTCAGGCGTTCCTATCGGTCAATCAGGCGCTCGCCCCGATCCTCGGGCTCATCGTGCGCGTGGCCGCCGCGATCTTGTCGGGGCTGGTCAAGGGGCTAATCGCGCTGATCACGCCGAGCCTGACGATCACGAAGATTTTCGTCGGCGCTCTGGCCAAGGGTATAGCCACAGTGTACGGATGGCTGAAGGAAAAGCTCGGACCCGCCGCCGCGTGGCTCGCCTCGGTCTGGAACGAAAAGGTGTCGCCCGCACTGTCGAAGGTGTCGGCGTGGCTGTCCGAAAAGTTCAGTGCCGCCGCCGCGAGCGCCTGGTCGTGGATCAAGGAAAAGCTTGCGCCCCTTGGGCAAAAGCTCGCGACCATATGGAGCGAAAAACTGGCGCCCGCGATCCAAAAGGTCGGCCTGTGGTTTCGGGAGAAGTTCGTTCCCGCAGCTCAGCAGGTGTGGACATGGATACAGGAAAAAGTCATCCCCGTTGTGTCCAAATTGGTGCGATGGTTCGTGTCGAAACTGGTTCCCGGAATCGAGCGCGTCGTCGAGTGGCTCGTCGACCTCGCGGGCTGGTTTTTGGACCTGGCGGTCGACATCGGTACCGCCGTCGGCAAGGCCATCCGCTTTTGGGGCCGCTTCATCGCGTTCATCAAGGCGCTACCGGGCAAGGTGATCGGGTTCCTTAAGGGACTCCCGGCGAAGTTTGTACAAATTGGAAAGAACATCGTCTCGGGCATCGTTCGCGGTATCAAGCAGGCGGCCGGGCGCATCAAGGACGCCGCCGTCGGCGCCGCCAAAAGCGCCTATGAGGGAGCGAAGGATTTCCTCGGCATCAACTCGCCGTCACGGCTCATGGCGTGGCTCGGCTCCCAAATGGGCGCCGGTGTCGAGGTCGGCCTCGACGGTTCCGTCGGCGACGTGGTGTCGGCCTCGCGTGGCCTGGCGCGCGCCGCCTACGACCCCTGGCGCGGCTTCACCCCCCACCCCAAGTCCCGCACCGACACCGACGGCCCCGGCGGCGTGAACGTCTCGGTTCGCATCGGCGAGCGCGAGGTCGCCGACATGGTCGTCGACGCCGTTCGCGCCCGCCCCGAGGCCGTCGCCTCAACCGTCGCCCACGGTACCCGTCTGTCCAACCTAAGGAGATAG
- a CDS encoding protein-L-isoaspartate O-methyltransferase family protein has product MTTLAEAITAVDTDQYVNEPDGRPLPQSSAPAIIESLLRLADIQNGHRVCEVGTGSGYSTKIAATVVGPTGAVVSVEVDPAVAARAETKLADTPQVTVMCGDGGLGAPDAAPFDRLIAWTTPRVIPAPWVRQMRDGGVIVTPVKVAPVAMANLTVRMTVTGGQPATVHVHEGSFVDLTPSAADQRVPAFYLDATADTGGDIPAWLSAPAVRDNGAAAARLLDGLMNHATTMTTEAASFPVLVAALAAARPHQLATAYTGHTRGIGYATPDSIAVATPEGILSYGTSETRDALVADLPAADATLADYTAATAPDDDGWTVAVTGRSQ; this is encoded by the coding sequence GTGACAACGCTCGCCGAAGCCATTACCGCTGTCGACACCGACCAGTACGTGAACGAACCCGATGGGCGACCCCTACCGCAATCCAGCGCCCCGGCCATCATCGAAAGCCTGTTGCGACTGGCCGATATCCAAAACGGCCATCGGGTGTGTGAGGTCGGCACCGGTAGCGGCTACTCGACGAAGATCGCCGCAACTGTCGTCGGGCCCACCGGCGCGGTGGTATCGGTCGAAGTCGATCCGGCCGTCGCCGCCCGCGCCGAGACTAAACTCGCCGACACGCCACAAGTGACGGTGATGTGCGGCGATGGCGGTCTTGGGGCACCCGACGCCGCGCCGTTCGATCGACTCATCGCCTGGACCACGCCCCGCGTCATCCCGGCACCGTGGGTGCGTCAGATGCGCGACGGCGGCGTGATCGTCACCCCGGTCAAAGTCGCACCCGTCGCCATGGCCAACCTGACCGTGCGAATGACTGTCACCGGAGGCCAGCCCGCCACGGTCCACGTTCATGAGGGTTCGTTCGTCGACCTCACCCCCAGCGCCGCCGATCAACGCGTACCAGCCTTCTACCTCGACGCCACCGCCGACACCGGCGGCGACATCCCCGCGTGGTTGTCGGCACCCGCCGTACGCGACAACGGCGCCGCTGCGGCCCGATTGCTCGACGGCCTGATGAACCACGCCACCACGATGACCACCGAAGCGGCATCGTTTCCTGTGCTGGTCGCCGCGCTGGCCGCCGCGCGGCCCCACCAGCTCGCCACCGCCTACACCGGCCATACCCGAGGTATCGGCTACGCCACCCCCGACAGCATCGCCGTCGCCACTCCCGAGGGCATCCTCAGCTACGGCACCAGCGAGACCCGCGACGCCCTCGTCGCCGACCTGCCCGCCGCCGATGCGACGCTCGCCGACTACACCGCCGCCACCGCACCCGACGATGACGGTTGGACTGTCGCCGTTACGGGCCGCAGTCAGTAA
- a CDS encoding lasso peptide biosynthesis B2 protein, giving the protein MTAIMSTTTGSRVSWLLRLAAVAVMFAVSIAVRLIAFHRTRSIARRLSRPAVRPASERQAVTVLAAIDAACRWVPVRAACLERSIAAVVLLRLRRRRVEWCHGIKTQPVALHAWIQVDGRPVGEPADPTTTYNVLFTTHHHEGTTT; this is encoded by the coding sequence ATGACGGCGATCATGTCCACCACAACCGGCTCCCGTGTGTCTTGGCTGTTGCGCCTGGCTGCCGTTGCGGTCATGTTCGCCGTTTCCATCGCCGTGCGGCTGATCGCCTTCCACCGCACCCGCAGCATCGCCCGCCGACTCAGTCGCCCGGCGGTGCGTCCTGCGAGCGAGCGCCAGGCCGTGACCGTGCTGGCCGCCATCGATGCCGCCTGTCGGTGGGTGCCAGTGCGTGCGGCTTGTCTTGAGCGGTCCATCGCCGCCGTCGTGCTGCTGCGGTTGCGCCGCAGGCGAGTCGAATGGTGCCACGGCATCAAAACCCAGCCCGTCGCCTTGCATGCGTGGATACAAGTCGACGGGCGCCCCGTGGGCGAACCCGCCGACCCCACAACTACCTACAATGTTCTATTCACCACGCACCACCACGAGGGGACGACCACGTGA
- a CDS encoding PqqD family protein yields MRPVLAPGTCYTDLPDGGAALVTPTGGDVVHLDAVAAAFVKALSEHERDTAVTVLAEHFDVSTTTIAADLDDFTATLVDYGVMTGGAS; encoded by the coding sequence ATGCGACCCGTCCTCGCGCCTGGCACCTGCTACACCGACCTACCCGACGGCGGCGCCGCACTCGTAACACCCACCGGCGGCGATGTCGTCCACCTCGACGCGGTCGCCGCCGCGTTTGTCAAGGCACTGTCCGAACACGAGCGCGATACCGCCGTGACCGTCCTGGCTGAACATTTCGACGTCTCAACGACGACCATCGCCGCCGACCTCGACGACTTCACCGCCACCCTTGTCGACTACGGCGTGATGACCGGCGGTGCGTCATGA
- a CDS encoding albusnodin/ikarugamycin family macrolactam cyclase: MSVRVMVGHIAVPGTTVVHRLDGARLVSRGDRFAIWSLGATSARTITGPDWRAVAWGDRIPERGALAEAAARFTTTFDPRTVAPLAINGAVVVHSPSVSVVCPDPVGNAPVFYTLTEHGVVFASHGAVLASLVGGCRELDWLVSWLASPAGRPSHLNASPWSRISRIGPGRALIVDADGSVRQAAQPLAIPEYRGGEHVEVLRERLRTAVTERTAGQSVSADLSGGFDSTSVTGIAAASTTVTTATLVPPGQACDDVAYARIAAESFGTVHHEWNLDDEVDPFTAMTRAPATDEPFSDMVNHARLSWWFERIGDFGTGVHLTGSGADAVVLAPPCYLADLAADRQWRTLWRHAAGWAKLRHQPLARLLINAARTAQHGPARQLAEHLAALRAPALTRSAPVWSDHVAYIEPSPVAAWLTRDGRGVLAEALAADPGPSQTGLSGSDAVALGMIRESAAAHRCEVDLATAHGFGLAAPFLDADVAAAFLAVPAYHRHSPLRQKPALADAAAPWLPAAIHQRSTKGDYTSLAYRGLADAVEQLRDLVESSRLAAAGLVDRDPIRRTLSTAAVGIKAPVPALARFLAAEAWLRQSSTPVTWSILTASEMEYLPCDPSSRLAPATPTYPTAAPHS, from the coding sequence ATGTCTGTGCGCGTGATGGTGGGACACATCGCCGTTCCCGGTACCACCGTGGTCCATCGCCTCGATGGGGCGCGGTTGGTGAGCCGGGGTGATCGCTTCGCGATCTGGTCGTTGGGGGCTACGTCAGCACGGACAATCACCGGCCCCGATTGGCGGGCGGTGGCCTGGGGCGACCGCATCCCCGAACGCGGGGCGCTGGCCGAGGCTGCCGCCCGCTTCACTACCACTTTCGACCCGCGAACAGTCGCCCCGCTGGCCATCAATGGCGCCGTTGTCGTCCACAGTCCCTCGGTCAGCGTCGTGTGTCCCGACCCGGTCGGCAACGCCCCGGTGTTCTACACGCTGACCGAGCACGGCGTGGTGTTCGCTTCGCACGGCGCGGTGTTGGCGAGTCTGGTCGGCGGGTGCCGCGAACTCGATTGGCTGGTGTCGTGGCTGGCTTCCCCAGCCGGACGCCCGTCGCATCTGAACGCTTCGCCGTGGTCGCGTATCTCGCGTATCGGCCCCGGCCGAGCGCTGATCGTCGACGCCGACGGGTCGGTAAGGCAAGCGGCCCAACCGTTGGCGATTCCCGAGTATCGAGGGGGCGAGCATGTCGAGGTGCTGCGGGAACGGTTGCGTACCGCTGTGACCGAACGGACGGCCGGACAGTCGGTGTCGGCGGACTTGTCGGGCGGGTTTGATTCCACCTCCGTGACTGGTATCGCCGCCGCGTCCACCACCGTCACGACAGCGACCTTGGTACCGCCCGGCCAAGCCTGCGACGACGTGGCGTACGCCCGCATCGCCGCCGAGTCGTTCGGGACTGTCCATCATGAATGGAACCTCGACGATGAGGTCGACCCTTTCACGGCCATGACGCGCGCTCCGGCCACCGACGAACCGTTTTCCGACATGGTCAATCACGCCCGCTTGTCGTGGTGGTTCGAGCGAATCGGTGATTTCGGCACCGGCGTGCACTTGACCGGCAGCGGCGCCGATGCCGTCGTCCTCGCTCCACCGTGCTACCTAGCCGACCTCGCCGCCGATCGACAATGGCGAACCCTGTGGAGGCACGCCGCCGGATGGGCCAAGTTGCGGCACCAGCCGCTCGCCCGTCTCCTGATCAACGCCGCCCGCACCGCCCAGCACGGCCCAGCTCGGCAACTCGCCGAGCACCTCGCCGCACTCCGCGCCCCGGCCCTCACTCGTTCGGCCCCGGTGTGGAGTGACCACGTCGCCTACATAGAACCGTCACCGGTGGCCGCGTGGCTGACCAGGGATGGGCGCGGCGTCCTGGCTGAGGCCCTAGCAGCCGATCCCGGCCCGAGCCAGACCGGCCTGTCGGGGTCGGATGCGGTCGCGCTGGGCATGATCCGCGAATCCGCCGCCGCGCATCGTTGCGAGGTCGACCTCGCAACGGCTCACGGGTTCGGTTTGGCCGCGCCGTTTCTCGACGCCGACGTCGCCGCCGCGTTCCTCGCGGTTCCCGCGTATCACCGCCATTCGCCGCTACGTCAAAAACCCGCGCTCGCCGACGCCGCCGCGCCCTGGCTACCCGCAGCAATACACCAGCGGTCCACGAAGGGCGATTACACCTCGTTGGCGTACCGGGGTCTCGCCGATGCCGTCGAGCAACTTCGCGACCTGGTCGAATCCAGCCGCCTCGCCGCCGCCGGACTCGTCGACCGTGACCCCATCCGTCGCACCCTTTCCACCGCCGCTGTCGGCATCAAAGCACCTGTCCCCGCGCTGGCCCGGTTCTTGGCCGCCGAGGCGTGGCTACGCCAGTCCTCGACGCCGGTCACCTGGTCGATTCTCACCGCATCCGAAATGGAGTACCTACCATGCGACCCGTCCTCGCGCCTGGCACCTGCTACACCGACCTACCCGACGGCGGCGCCGCACTCGTAA
- a CDS encoding helix-turn-helix domain-containing protein: MADTTPGKVIRGGRQRRRMTQAALAESAGVSIDLVRKLEQGQRNSARIDSLMAIANALDMPVGDLIGKPRGLTVGAENGEVLHLRRAILGITPHSGEPPSLADLRAQLGELWDMYWHGRYAVLARSLPGHITAARALAHSASGTVARHAHTGIAEALQLTASLLTHLAHEDLAQLALTHATAAADAADDPLLVASMQATRTWVLTRQGLWSEAETIAATTADEVEPKLSTGTVDQLAVWGELLRYTALSLTRAGRHTEATDAQQLLDAAAARMGSDRASKYTGIAFGPTVAAMRAVDAAVAADKPRHALDLARRVTTPDAVPPAMHARYLLTVAYAQTLDWRNTDAVNTIRHAESITPELLPHQTLARVLVAELLPRRRTQRLPGLVPLAQRIGVTG, translated from the coding sequence ATGGCAGACACGACACCCGGCAAGGTGATCCGCGGGGGCCGACAACGCCGTCGCATGACACAGGCCGCACTCGCCGAGTCCGCGGGCGTGTCCATCGACCTGGTTCGCAAACTGGAACAGGGACAGCGGAACTCCGCGCGCATAGATTCGCTGATGGCCATTGCCAACGCACTCGACATGCCCGTCGGCGACCTCATCGGCAAACCACGCGGTTTGACCGTCGGCGCCGAAAACGGCGAGGTTCTGCACTTGCGCCGCGCGATCCTCGGCATCACCCCGCACAGCGGCGAACCGCCCAGCCTTGCCGATCTTCGCGCCCAACTGGGCGAGTTGTGGGACATGTATTGGCACGGCCGTTACGCCGTCCTGGCGCGCAGCCTGCCCGGCCACATCACCGCCGCCCGCGCGCTCGCGCACTCGGCGAGCGGCACCGTCGCCCGGCACGCGCACACCGGAATCGCCGAAGCTCTGCAACTGACCGCATCGCTGCTAACCCACCTCGCTCACGAAGACCTTGCCCAGCTCGCACTCACCCACGCCACCGCCGCCGCCGACGCTGCCGACGACCCTCTACTCGTCGCCTCGATGCAAGCCACCCGCACATGGGTGCTGACCCGGCAAGGTCTGTGGAGCGAGGCCGAAACCATCGCCGCCACCACCGCCGACGAGGTCGAACCGAAACTATCCACCGGGACTGTTGACCAGCTCGCCGTATGGGGCGAACTGTTGCGATACACCGCCTTGAGTCTCACTCGCGCCGGACGCCACACCGAGGCCACCGACGCCCAGCAGCTACTCGACGCCGCCGCCGCCCGCATGGGTAGCGACCGCGCATCGAAGTACACCGGTATCGCGTTCGGACCCACCGTCGCAGCCATGCGCGCCGTCGACGCCGCCGTCGCCGCCGACAAACCCCGCCACGCCCTCGACCTCGCCCGCCGTGTCACCACCCCCGACGCCGTCCCACCCGCGATGCACGCCCGATACCTGCTGACCGTCGCCTACGCCCAAACCCTCGACTGGCGCAACACCGACGCCGTCAACACCATCCGGCACGCCGAATCCATCACCCCCGAACTTTTGCCGCACCAAACCCTCGCCCGCGTCCTTGTCGCCGAGCTACTGCCACGCCGCCGCACCCAACGCCTACCCGGTCTCGTGCCGCTGGCCCAACGCATCGGCGTCACCGGCTGA
- a CDS encoding Scr1 family TA system antitoxin-like transcriptional regulator, with protein sequence MTARKSLTVRKRRLVRALRQLRKDSGITLEKAAEHLDINHTSLSRIETGVAAVKLPYVESLLRLYGVPEARQEELLQLTREAKQRGWWQAYKDILSSEYADFIGFETEANETRTYELDTVPGLLETEDYARALISAQLPGATAEDIEKRVKLRASRQDRLKEDPKLSVWAILGEAALRYQVGGMKVLRAQLEYLLQLQREPNITIQVLPFSAGAHPGMAGPFVILGFDDDPDIVYLEGLTSALYLEDLGELERYKMVFERLLAEALSPAASDRLIREASKELCHFANNGRRRGMAAQGDDLARARWRKGRRTQANGNCVEVALVESVYVRDSKLDTTGTFPTLSVSSTEWKNFLLAIANNDKTG encoded by the coding sequence ATGACAGCACGTAAGAGCCTGACCGTTCGCAAGCGTCGCTTGGTGCGCGCGCTTCGTCAGCTCCGCAAGGATTCCGGCATCACTCTTGAGAAAGCGGCCGAACATCTGGACATCAACCACACCAGCCTGTCGAGGATTGAGACCGGCGTCGCAGCCGTGAAACTGCCGTACGTTGAATCTTTGCTGCGGCTGTACGGGGTGCCCGAAGCCCGACAAGAAGAGCTACTACAGCTCACGCGAGAGGCAAAGCAACGGGGCTGGTGGCAGGCATACAAGGACATCCTGTCCAGCGAGTATGCGGACTTCATTGGGTTTGAGACAGAGGCGAACGAAACCCGAACGTACGAACTTGACACCGTCCCCGGTCTCCTAGAGACCGAAGACTACGCTCGGGCGTTGATTTCGGCGCAGCTTCCCGGCGCGACGGCGGAAGACATCGAAAAGCGGGTGAAGTTGAGGGCGAGCCGTCAAGATCGGCTCAAAGAAGACCCGAAACTCAGCGTTTGGGCCATCCTCGGAGAAGCTGCGCTGCGATATCAGGTCGGCGGAATGAAAGTTCTACGGGCACAGCTTGAATATCTACTGCAACTTCAGCGCGAGCCCAACATCACGATTCAAGTTCTCCCGTTTTCCGCAGGTGCGCACCCTGGGATGGCTGGTCCGTTCGTAATCCTCGGGTTTGACGACGATCCTGACATCGTTTACCTCGAAGGGCTCACCAGCGCGCTTTATCTCGAAGATCTTGGCGAGTTGGAGCGCTATAAGATGGTTTTCGAGCGTCTTCTCGCCGAGGCTTTGAGCCCTGCGGCGTCCGACAGGCTCATTCGAGAGGCATCAAAAGAGTTATGCCACTTTGCAAACAACGGAAGGAGGCGCGGGATGGCCGCGCAAGGTGACGACCTGGCCCGTGCCCGATGGCGCAAGGGCAGACGAACCCAAGCCAACGGCAACTGCGTGGAGGTTGCCCTAGTCGAGTCAGTCTACGTGCGTGACTCCAAGCTCGACACTACAGGAACGTTCCCCACACTCTCAGTCTCAAGTACCGAGTGGAAGAACTTTCTTCTTGCAATCGCCAACAACGACAAGACCGGCTAA